From the genome of Oryza glaberrima chromosome 1, OglaRS2, whole genome shotgun sequence:
CTTCTCAGCACGTACAAGAGAAATTCCTTAGTGGACACTAACATGGACATGTGTACAAAGAAGCAAATATTTGAGTTGGCGTGACTGTCTGTATAAATGCTCAAAGATTTGCTGATCTAGCGACAATGCCAATGTTCTATGTGCACTTTTCATGTGAATACTCCTCACATGATCTATGGGCAACCTTTCAGCCATCCGTGTGAAATGCGATCAAACGAGCAGGCAGGCGCCCTGTTTAATTCCCTTGATTGGTTCTTTGCATTTTGAAGCATTTGGCCACCGTGCGGCAGCTCGTCTCCTGCTGCATCTCTCCACCGTTTCGCTTCTCTCATCCCTATCACGCGCCACCGCTCAGAATGTCTTGGGCTTTAATTTTTCTGTGTTATACTGTTCTCGATCAATGCGATTAATTTTAGACATGTGCTTGTTCTAAAAACCCATTCATCAAATCAATACTGGACAAAGTTTTTACTACTTGggtttgaagatgaagattttctttttggagGGGTTCGATTCAGAATTGTTGCAGAATTCCTAACCTCTTCTCCCTCTTTTCAAACCATCTTTttattataagaaaaaatactttaaaaattatattaatttatttttcaaatcatgcgTTAATTCATCGCTCCGTTTTCTATGTGTATGGATGAAGTTACCAACTTCTTCAAACGGTGCGTTCCTATATGATATTTGTGCTGTAAAACAAGCAGAGATATTGCACATAGCAATCGAACATTCAGAATTTTATTTACCGGCCAAAAACAGGTAACCTCTGTCCTCTTCTCAGCTCCggcttgtttttctttttagcgTTTTTAAAATGTCTTTatgatttataaataacaatCCGCCTAATCACAACAAAGACGGTTTGGCCGAGTGGTCTAAGGCGCCAGATTTAGGCTCTGGTCCGAAAGGGCGTGGGTTCAAATCCCACAGCTGTCataatttttcttccttctgattgattttgatttttaatcctcTGGTTTTTTGCGTTCCCAGATATATAGGTTCCGTGCTCATGGATTTTCGTTCTGGTGAAATTTGCAAGGATTTTCAAATCGTTTAAAATGTTATCATCTCAGCGATGAGGTAATACCGCAATACATCGAGCACAACAACCCGGAGAGAAATGCAGAACGTCAGTGTGTGTAGCTATCCAGTGAAGTATGAGATTTTCAGTAGTATTTTCAGTAGTTCGGTCAGAAATATTCTAGTGGACACGGTTTTTTCCcctcccttttcctttttgttctttttttttgggggggggggggggggggggggggagggagtgGATAGAGTTCAGAcagcaaaacaaataaaaaacaaaagaaaatcacaAGAGGATTTTGTTGACAGACTGCTGCTGAAAATCAGAGTCcatggtcaaaaaaaaaatagtttttctgcAGGAAGACCCCTGAAGAAGTGAAGAGAGAAGATTTAGAGAAGAAAAATGtacgaggaagaggagaaagacAGAAACATTGGGAGGGTAGGCAAATCAGGAGGCGAGGAAGTAGAAGAAACCTTTTGCAAAGTCCATGGGACAAGCAAGAAGTCTTATGAAAATATGCTAAATGATGCTTAGCTGGCTCAAATAGATTCTTCAAGGTATATTATGGTTGCAGAcagttccatttttttttcatttagaaCCTTATTTTGCATAAATTTACATTACCAAGTCAAACAAACTAAGTCATGCTGAACCTTCCTTAAGCTGGTATGCTCCATGATATTGCAACAAAGCAAGGTCTAAATGGAAACTGACCATCCTGTTGAAGTAAACTAAGTACTGAATGCTTAGAAAACTCCTGTTTGGACCAATCCAAGCAAGTTTCATTACTTTTGTACTGCTGGGTCACCACGCCAACAAGTTAACAAAGTCTTTCACACATCTCACATCGCCATTTGGCCATTTCCTCTCCAATGGTCATGGCCCCAATACCCCAGCCATGGCATCAGTGGCCCTTtctcatcctcttcttccttgtACTTTTCTCCTGTGAATCTAATCTTCCCTGCAGGAATGGTGTAGAGGCCACACAGAGAGTCTTCCTCTATCCACAGTCTCCAAAGGTCTCCTCTATTGTCAGCAAGGGATACAGAACTGGATATCACTTCCAGCCTCCAAAGAACTGGATCAATGGTATGTCTGCATGTTTTCCATCAGTTTTTACCCTTTTGACTTTGGCTGAATCCAACCAGAAACTGTATTATCCAATTTGGTGTTCCTTTTGTTTCTTGATTCAAGAAGAAACAGCTGCCCTAATTAGTTAGTATCTTTTCTAGCTGCAGAAGTTAAGCCGTGTGGATGAGCTTAATTTCTTGTGTCTATATGAATTTCATGGTatagagaggaggggggaaAGGTAGGTAGGCAACTCACTGCTTATGTGAGCTCTACTGCTGATTGTTGCACACGTTTATGGTGCTGCAGATTGATTTTCAGTAAAATCGTAATATGGTTATTTCTATGTTTAGATTTTCGCTGGAAAATATTTACCGCTGAAATGTTGTATTTGTGGCCGTCTTTTGACGCTAGGCATCATATTTGTATTAACAGAACAGTACAACAAATGTGGAGTTTTCTCAGATAAAGCTACTCCACATTTGTTGTACTGTTCTGTTAATACTAGCTCCAGTTAGAAAATGTTGACCTAGATAATTCTAAGATTTGTTCTAAAAGGCCTAActacataacttttttttctgaatatttAGCAGATCTTTTCTTAAACATAGGCTAGTAACTAGTAATCAAGCATGTACTGATTCTTGAATTTTTCCTCCTGTTTGCTATGTCTTCTATATTGGACAATTCTTCTAAAGCTGacattctctcttctttttcaaATGTTCCATGAAATGGCAATCCTGGCAAATTTGTGGCAATTCAAAAGATCCAAACGGTACGCATCTTCTTCACATAATATGCATCCAAACAAATTGTAGAATAAACTGAGACATTGCGTGCCTAAATTATCTCAAAATTTACAGGGCCAATGTACTACAATGGCATCTACCATGAGTTCTACCAGTATAACCCGAACGGATCAGTCTGGGGTAACATAGTTTGGGGCCACTCGGTCTCGACAGATCTCATCAACTGGATCCGTCTTGAACCTGCAATAGAAGGAAATACTCCGAGCGACATAAACGGTTGTTGGACTGGTTCAGCAACAATCCTCACTGGTGATCAACCGGTTATCATATATACCGGTGCCGACACGGAGAAGCGTCAGGTTCAAAACATTGTGCTACCAAAGAACCGGTCTGATCCTTACCTGAGGGAATGGACCAAGCCAAAAAACAACCCGTTGATCGAACCGGTCGGTCCGGGTTTGAACTCAAACCAATTCAGAGATCCGACAACCGGTTGGATAGGACCGGATGGGATATGGAGAATAGCAGTTGGGGCTGAGCTGAATGGCTACAGTGCAGCACTTTTGTACAAGAGCAAAGACTTTATGCAGTGGACTAGAGTAGATCACCCATTGTATTCTTCTAATGCATCCAACATGTGGGAGTGCCCGGATTTCTTTGCAGTATTGCCTGGCAAGAACAATGGACTGGACCTCTCTGCAGCTATCCCAAATGGCGCCAAGCATGTCCTCAAAATGAGCTTGGATTCCTGTGACAAGTACATGATTGGGGTTTATGATCTGAAACATGACATGTTTGTGCCGGATACTGTCTTGGATGACAGACGATTGTGGTTGAGGATTGATTATGGCAATTACTATGCTTCGAAGTCATTCTTCGATTCGAAAAAGGGAAGAAGGATAATATGGGGCTGGACTAATGAGACAGATAGTACGTCAGATGATGTTGCAAAAGGTTGGGCTGGCATCCATGTAAGAAAATCAGCCTCTAATCTCCTccttgagtaaattgcatcgtcggtacacaaacttgtcaggtgggtgcaacctagtgcacaaacttgtaaaatgctcgttttggtgcatgaacttgtctgGTGCGTGAGGAGGAAGGTGAAAAGGACACTACAATACTACAtggctaatcttattgatttaggggCCGATTAAGAtactatgtaaacatatatctaaaaaggttgctattagacatacacctattcaatcaaaaataaaaaataaaaaatagaataggaTATAATGATAGTAGAAAATGATGAAAAAGCCGAGCACTGATTTAAGGGTTAgaaacatataaaattcatcaattccatgatgaaggataaagtagagaccaaatttataaatattgcatgtctTATGCATACTCACTATATGTATGCACGTCACATACTAATCAACATCAGCATCATAAAATTAACATTGTCAAGTTATTTTGGTCCTTGTTCGCAcgaactagacaagttcgtgtactgaaacgagtattttacaagtttatgtactaaattgcacccatctAACAAGTTTATGTAccaccaatgcaatttactcctcCTTTAATTTTATAGTATGGAAGCAATGTTTTAGCCTTAGCATGTCAGTGTAACATACTGATCCTCATTTGTCATTTCATAAAGGCAATCCCCAGGACAATTTGGTTAGATGGTGATGGCAAGCGATTGCTGCAATGGCCAATCGAAGAGGTCGAATCGCTTCGAAGAAACGAAGTCAGCCATCAAGGCTTAGAACTCAAGAAGGGTGATCTGTTTGAGATCAAGGGAACTGATACTTTACAGGCTAGTTCCAATTTACCTCAACAAAagtattatgttttttttttt
Proteins encoded in this window:
- the LOC127760627 gene encoding beta-fructofuranosidase, insoluble isoenzyme 4, encoding MVMAPIPQPWHQWPFLILFFLVLFSCESNLPCRNGVEATQRVFLYPQSPKVSSIVSKGYRTGYHFQPPKNWINDPNGPMYYNGIYHEFYQYNPNGSVWGNIVWGHSVSTDLINWIRLEPAIEGNTPSDINGCWTGSATILTGDQPVIIYTGADTEKRQVQNIVLPKNRSDPYLREWTKPKNNPLIEPVGPGLNSNQFRDPTTGWIGPDGIWRIAVGAELNGYSAALLYKSKDFMQWTRVDHPLYSSNASNMWECPDFFAVLPGKNNGLDLSAAIPNGAKHVLKMSLDSCDKYMIGVYDLKHDMFVPDTVLDDRRLWLRIDYGNYYASKSFFDSKKGRRIIWGWTNETDSTSDDVAKGWAGIHAIPRTIWLDGDGKRLLQWPIEEVESLRRNEVSHQGLELKKGDLFEIKGTDTLQANVEIDFELTSIDAADPFDPSWLLDTEKHCREADASVHGGLGPFGLVVLASDNMDEHTTVHFRVYKSEQKYMVLLCSDLRRSSLRPGLYTPAYGGFFEYDLEKEKKISLRTLIDRSAVESFGGGGRACIMARVYPAAVVDGATHMYAFNNGSSTVKVSQLKAWSMTRAQVNVRKG